The proteins below come from a single Streptococcus porcinus genomic window:
- the yycF gene encoding response regulator YycF, with the protein MKKILIVDDEKPISDIIKFNLTKEGYDIMTAFDGREAITIFEEDKPDLVILDLMLPEMDGLEVAKEIRKTSHIPIIMLSAKDSEFDKVIGLEIGADDYVTKPFSNRELLARVKAHLRRTETIETAVAEENASSGNQELTIGNLQILPDAFLAKKYGKEVELTHREFELLHHLANHIGQVMTREHLLETVWGYDYFGDVRTVDVTVRRLREKIEDTPSRPEYILTRRGVGYYMKQHD; encoded by the coding sequence ATGAAAAAAATCCTCATTGTAGACGATGAAAAACCTATTTCAGATATTATAAAGTTTAATTTGACCAAAGAAGGTTATGATATTATGACGGCTTTTGATGGTCGAGAAGCCATTACAATCTTCGAAGAAGATAAACCTGATTTGGTTATTTTGGATTTAATGTTACCAGAGATGGATGGTCTTGAAGTTGCAAAAGAAATCCGAAAAACCAGTCATATCCCTATTATTATGCTTTCTGCAAAAGATAGTGAATTTGATAAGGTTATTGGCTTAGAAATCGGTGCGGATGATTATGTGACAAAACCTTTTTCAAATCGTGAGCTCCTAGCGCGTGTAAAGGCTCATTTACGACGTACTGAGACAATTGAAACAGCTGTTGCTGAAGAAAATGCTTCTTCAGGCAATCAAGAATTAACTATCGGTAATCTCCAGATTCTACCAGATGCTTTCTTGGCTAAAAAATATGGCAAGGAAGTTGAACTGACACATCGCGAATTTGAATTATTACATCATTTAGCTAATCATATCGGGCAAGTTATGACCCGTGAACATTTATTAGAAACCGTCTGGGGCTATGATTATTTTGGTGATGTGAGAACTGTTGATGTTACCGTACGACGTTTGAGAGAAAAAATTGAAGACACACCAAGCCGTCCTGAATATATTTTGACAA
- a CDS encoding amino acid ABC transporter ATP-binding protein, translating to MALIEFKNVNKHYGDFHALKNINLTIDKGQVVVLLGPSGSGKSTLIRTINGLEKIENGSLIVNEHQIVNSSAKDLVTLRKEVGMVFQHFNLYPHKTVLENVTLAPIKVLGQSKAEAEKIAEKYLTFVNMWDRKDSYPSMLSGGQKQRIAIARGLAMQPELLLFDEPTSALDPETIGDVLAVMQNLAADGTNMIVVTHEMGFAREVADRIIFMADGEVLEDTTDVAGFFDNPKEPRAKQFLSKIINHTSEKVQAKKKYRP from the coding sequence ATGGCACTCATTGAATTTAAAAACGTTAATAAGCATTATGGGGATTTCCACGCCTTAAAAAACATTAATTTAACTATCGACAAAGGACAAGTTGTCGTTTTATTAGGCCCATCTGGTTCTGGAAAGTCTACCCTTATTCGTACCATTAATGGTTTAGAAAAGATTGAAAATGGTAGCTTGATTGTTAATGAGCACCAAATTGTTAATAGTTCCGCCAAAGATTTAGTAACCCTACGTAAAGAAGTTGGAATGGTATTTCAACACTTTAATCTTTATCCTCATAAAACTGTGTTAGAAAATGTTACTTTAGCTCCTATCAAAGTTCTAGGACAGTCTAAAGCTGAAGCTGAAAAAATAGCTGAAAAATACCTAACCTTTGTTAATATGTGGGATCGTAAAGATTCTTATCCCTCCATGTTGTCAGGTGGTCAAAAGCAAAGAATTGCTATTGCGCGCGGGCTAGCTATGCAACCTGAATTATTACTATTTGATGAACCTACTTCTGCTCTTGATCCTGAAACTATTGGTGATGTTTTAGCAGTCATGCAAAACCTTGCTGCCGATGGCACTAATATGATTGTTGTTACTCACGAAATGGGGTTTGCAAGGGAAGTTGCCGACAGGATTATCTTTATGGCGGACGGTGAAGTGTTAGAGGATACAACAGATGTTGCAGGTTTCTTTGATAATCCTAAAGAACCTCGTGCTAAACAATTTCTAAGTAAAATCATTAACCACACCAGTGAAAAAGTCCAAGCTAAGAAAAAATATCGCCCATAA